A stretch of Henckelia pumila isolate YLH828 chromosome 4, ASM3356847v2, whole genome shotgun sequence DNA encodes these proteins:
- the LOC140865952 gene encoding metalloendoproteinase 2-MMP-like gives MTLKYFQLLFCITLFSLVSSNIGHATGHATHDKNLPAPYDFIKHLEGCHKGNKSKGIHRLKNYLQKFGYLSIYPGHGDDDTFDVALESAVKTYQSYFHINPSGTLDAKTVSKMVAPRCGMRDIFELTNSDSHVIQDAVPHYSFFPNRPTWPLDKRHLTYHILPNTPRIAVNPVRRAFNKWASATHFTFSQAQSNKGADLVIGFFRGEHGDGGTFDGPGGIVAHAFAPTNGRFHYDADERWVDGSVTGAVDLETVAIHEIGHLLGLGHSSVQEAIMYPIVLPGVRKNLHADDIRGIRALYKV, from the coding sequence ATGAcgcttaaatattttcagctcttATTTTGCATCACTTTATTTTCCCTAGTTTCTTCTAACATTGGCCATGCCACGGGACATGCGACACATGACAAAAATCTCCCCGCACCATACGATTTCATCAAACACTTGGAAGGGTGTCACAAGGGAAACAAATCAAAAGGGATCCACCGGCTCAAGAACTACCTTCAAAAGTTTGGTTATCTAAGCATATACCCGGGGCATGGCGACGACGACACTTTTGACGTCGCCCTCGAGTCCGCCGTCAAAACCTACCAAAGCTACTTCCATATCAATCCGTCCGGGACACTGGATGCTAAAACGGTGTCGAAAATGGTAGCACCTCGATGCGGAATGCGCGATATATTCGAATTGACCAACTCTGATTCTCATGTCATTCAAGATGCCGTGCCACACTATAGCTTTTTCCCAAATCGTCCAACGTGGCCCCTTGATAAAAGACACTTGACCTATCACATTTTACCCAATACACCGAGAATCGCGGTCAATCCTGTGAGACGGGCCTTTAACAAGTGGGCATCCGCCACTCATTTCACGTTTTCACAGGCCCAAAGCAATAAAGGTGCTGATTTAGTCATTGGGTTTTTCCGGGGCGAGCATGGAGACGGTGGCACGTTCGATGGTCCGGGTGGTATCGTGGCCCACGCTTTCGCGCCGACGAATGGGAGGTTCCATTATGATGCGGACGAACGTTGGGTCGATGGGTCAGTCACGGGAGCAGTCGACCTCGAAACGGTGGCAATTCACGAAATCGGGCACCTTCTTGGACTTGGACATAGCTCGGTTCAAGAAGCCATTATGTACCCAATCGTCCTTCCTGGAGTGAGGAAAAATTTGCATGCAGATGACATTCGGGGAATCCGAGCTTTATATAAGGTTTAA